Part of the Desulfatiglans anilini DSM 4660 genome is shown below.
GTGGAGCGGAGGAAAAACGCCTCGCTATAAGGGAGATGGAGCAGGAACTCGGCCGTCGACGCGAGCACGTGAAGTCGCGCCGGGAGGCCTTCCAGACGCTCAAGGACGAGTTCGAGGCGGTCCGGGAGGACATCCTGTCGCGGGACAAGCGGCGGGCGGGCCTCAGCCAGGAGTCCGGCTACCTGGAGAAGACGATCGAGCAGATCGTCGATCGTCGTTCGCGGCTGGAGACGGAAAAAGGCGAACTGAGCCAGAAGATGGAAAAGGTCATGACAGCCTCCGAGACGCGGGCGCTTGCCCGTGAGGCTGTTGCGGAGCGGCTGCGGGAGCTCGAGGATGCCATCGCCGGGGAGACCGATCTGCTGGATGAGCTCAAGCAGGTTGGAAGGCGGGTGGAGACGGAGTTCAAAACGGCCGAAAAGGAGTGGACGGTTTTCCAGACCCGGCTTGGGAGCCTTCAGACGCTTCTCGACAATTACGAAGGGTACCAGAAAGGCGTCCGCAACATCATGAGGGCGCAGGATCTCGCTCCGCACAAGGAGGGCCGGATCCTCGGCCTGGTCGCTGACATGATCGACGTGCAGCCGCACTATGAGCAGGCGGTGGAGGCGGTGTTGGCGGAGAACCTCCAGTCCGTGATCGTCGCGACGCAGGAGGACGGACGTCAGGCGGTCGAATATCTCAAGCAGGAGGACCGGGGGCGAAGCAGCTTCGTGCCGATCGAGGACCTGAACGGGGAGAACGGCAACGGCCGCAAGATGTATCCCGGCGCCCACCCCCTTGTGAGCTTCATTTCCTGCCCCGACAAATATGTACCGCTCTTTGGCACCCTGCTGGGACGGACGCTGGTGGTGGACGACCTCGAAACCGCCCTCAAGGCCTGGAAGGCAAACGGGAAGGATTGCTGTTTCGTGACGGTCGACGGGGACATGGTGGATGAGCGGGGCGTTATCAGCGGGGGGCGCTTTTCGCGGGTTACCCAGGGGCTGCTCGCACGCAAACGGGAAATGACGGAATTGAAGGCCCAGGTCGATGCGGGGCGCACCCGTGCGGAGAGCTTGAAAGAACGCCTTGAACAGATCGAAACGGAGGTCGAGGACCGGCGCATGGCGGTCGAGGCCCTCGACAAACGCAGGTGGGATCTGCGGGATGAGCGCAACGAACTCGACAAGGCCGTCTTCCGCCTGAGCCAGGAAGTCGATCAGCTGCAAAGGATGTCCGAAAGAGTGAGCGAGGACCTCGAACGCAAGGACAAAGAATTGATCAGGCACCGGGCTGAACTTGAAAAGGTCAGGGCCGCCCTGGATCTGTGCGCCGCCCGTCAGGCCAGGGAGGAGGCGGCTTTCGAGGAGAAAAAGGCGGAGGTCGAGGCGGCTGCGGAGGAGATCGATCGGCTGAAGGAGGCCTTCGCGCAGGCGGAAAGCGATGATCGGCTCCTGCGGGAAGAGCGCAGGGGGATCCTGCGTGATATCGAGAGGCTGGATGCCTATGCGCAAGAGGCTGCCGGCCGCCTGGCGCGCATCGACGAGGATCTGGCCGAAGGCCTGGAAAAGAAGGCCGGAGCCGAAGAAAGACGTGCGGCGGTGGCCAGGGAACTCGGATTGGCTTACGCGGATCTGCGCGAGATGCAGGGCTGGATGGAGGAGAAGGAGCGCGCCTTTCAGGGGTTCGTAGAGGAAATCAAGACCGGCGAGGCCGCCGCCGGGCGGATCAGGGGGGAGATACAGGATCTCAGGGAACGGATCAATCGCCTCCAGATGGCCCATTCCGAGATCCGACTGCAGATGCAGGCCCTCGTGGAAAAGGTGCAGGAGAACTTCAATCTGGATCTGGCCGCCGTTTTCAGGGAGCATCTCCAGGAGGCGGCTTCGAAGGTCGACCTGGAGAACGAAATCAAGGAAAAAAAGGCGCGGCGCCTGGCCCTTGGCGAGGTGAATCTCGTGGCCATCAGAGAGTATGAGGCCTTGAAGGAGCGGTACGATTTCATCCAGGGACAGCGGCAGGATCTGATCCAGTCCATCGATTCCCTCCGGGCGGCCATCCGGAAGATCAACCGGACCTCTCTCGAGCGGTTCCGTGAGACGTTCGACCAGGTCGATGCCAAGCTGAAGGAGATTTTTCCCATCCTCTTCAACGGCGGCGAGGCCGGGTTGAAGCTCACCGACGAGGAGCGTCCGCTCGATAGCGGCGTCCTGGTGGAGGTGAAGCCGCCCGGGAAGCGGCTGAGCCACATGGGGCTCCTCTCAGGTGGAGAGAAGGCCCTGGTGGCGATGGCCCTTCTCTTCGCCATCTACATGATCAAACCCAGCCCCTTCTGTCTGCTCGACGAAGTGGATGCACCGCTGGACGAGGAGAATGTAGACCGTTTCAACCACCTGCTGCTCGAGATCAAGCGCGCTTCGCAGATCATCATGGTGACGCACAGCCGGAAAAGCATGTCCATCAGCGACCGCCTGTTCGGTGTTACGATGGAGCAGGCCGGGATATCGAAGCTCGTGTCCGTGGATCTGGAAAGGGTGAGGCGGCACTGAACCGAGGGGTCACCGCCGGCCCGCTCCAGTGGCGCCGGCAATCTCCAAGGCTGCTCGGCCGGCTGGCCGCGGGCATTCTCTTGCCGGGTTCCTGCCAGCGAAAGGCTGGGACTGAGCACCCGAAGGGTGTAAAGAAACCGGGACCCGCCGCGAAGCGGTGGGACTGAGCACCCGAAGGGTGTAAAGAAACTTCCCTGTTGTTGGATTGGAAACATTCGCGTATATGATAAGCCTTTACGGGTGGCATCCAGGCCGTCCGGAATGTCCAACCGGAGCGAGGCGAAAGCGCGGCTGCCGTCCGACAGCCGATTGGAGGATAGGAAGCGATCGAGGATCAAGCCAGGGGTTTAAACGACCATGTTTAAATTTTTTACGAAGAAACAAGACGATAAAGAGCAACCCGTAGACCGGGGGGAGGTTGTTCCGGCCAGTTCCCTCCACCCGTCTCCGCCGTCCGATCAAGAGGGTTTTTTTTCTAGGCTCAGGGCGGGGCTCTCAAAGACCCGGAACGGATTTACCGGGAGACTCGACCGCCTGTTCCTCGGGAAGAAAGAGATCACCCAAGACCTTCTGGAGGAATTGGAGGAGATCCTGTTTACCTCCGATATCGGGGTGGCGACGACCCAGGAACTGATCGCAGAGGTGCAGGCGAAGGTTGCCCGCAAGGAGCTCAAGGATCCCCAAAAGCTGAAAGAGGCCCTCAAGGGGATGATCTCGGCCTTCCTGGAGGTTCCGCCCCGGCCGCACACTGCTCCTCTGCCCGGCGAACCGCTGGTGATCATGGTGGTGGGTGTCAATGGGGTGGGGAAGACGACGACGATCGCCAAGGCGGCGCATCGTTTCCGGAGCGAAGGGAAGAGCGTGATACTGGTGGCGGCCGATACGTTTCGGGCCGCTGCTGTCGAGCAGTTGTCGATATGGGGGGAGCGTGCCGGGGTTCCTGTGATCAAGCAGCAGACAGGGGCCGATCCCTCGGCGGTCGCCTTTGACGGTGTGGCGGCGGCCCTCGGCCGGAAGGCGGATGTGGTGTTGATCGATACGGCGGGCCGGCTGCACACGCGGACGAACCTGATGGAAGAACTTCAGAAGATCAACCGCGTCATCGGCAAGAAACTACCCGGTGCCCCTCACGAGGTCTGGCTGGTTTTGGACGCCACGACGGGGCAGAACGCCATCTCGCAGGCGCAGCTTTTCAATGAGGCTGTAAGAGTGACCCACATCGTCCTCACCAAACTCGACGGCACCGCGAAAGGCGGGATTGTCGTGGGTATATCGAAACAGCTTGCCATACCCATCAAATTGATCGGCATAGGGGAGAGGATGGATGATCTCAGGCCTTTTGTCCCCCGGGACTTCGTGCAGGCCATCTTCGAATAGCCTCTTCATGAAACGTCCTCCGCATTCGAGCTCGTTTCGGATGCGGAGGACGATAAGGTGCCGGAACACAATGAAGCGCGCGGCCGGGATCGGCCGATTGACGGTTTTTACTCCAAAAAACGATCTGTTTTCGAATCCGTGAAGAGGATCACAAGGCGCGCATCCACTCCGGCCGCAAGCCTACTTCTCCTTTCAACGCCGCATCGATAATGTCGAGGGCTTCCTGTTTGCCGCGGGGCAGCCGTGCACGGACCGGCAGGTAGTTGGAGGCGTGGTTCGAGAAGAAAAGCCCCCGGGTCAGATTCGTCTCGGCGATCATTTCACGCAGCTCCATGAGGGTTTCACTTTCCTCCAGGAGTTCAAAGCGCCCTTGCTGGTATTCCTCGTACAAAACGGTGCCGGGGATGAGCATGACGGTGAGGGCGCCGATATAATCGGGATCCATGGCGCTCAGCAATCTGCCCGTAGCGCGGGCGTGTTCCAGGGATTTCTCCCGGCCGGCGATGCCCAGCAGGACCGTGACGGAAAGCTTCATCCCGGCCGCTTTGACCTTCCTGCCCATGTCGATCAGGTTCTGTGCCGTCGTTCCCTTGCAGATCTTCTCGAGGATTTCCTCATGGCCGCTTTCCACCCCGAGATAGATGATCCCGAGGCCGTTTTCGCGCAAAGCGATCAGCTCCTCCGGGGATTTCATCTTGATGCTTTTGGCGTTTCCGTACGCCCCGACCCGTTTTACCCAGGGTAGATGCTCCCGGATACGGTCCAAAATCCACATGAGGCGTTTCTGGGGAATGATCAAGGCGTCGCCATCCATCAGGAAGACCTTGTCCTGCCGCTTCATGTACTTGGAGGCGAACAGGATGTCGCTCAGGATGATGTCGTCGTCCTTGATCTTGAAACGTTTGTCCTTATAGGTGCCGCAAAAGGTGCACTTGTTGTGGGAGCAGCCGGTCGTCACCTGCAGCAGAATGCTGTAGGCCTCGCTGGGGGGTCGGATACAGCTGCCTTCATAGTGCATCCCGTCTTGTTCGGTTGTGCAATCCATCGTATGGTCCTCCTCAAAATCCAGTCCGCCGGCCGGAAGTCTATGACGGAACGGCCTTGGCTTTCAGTCTGTGCCGCCGCACGGACAGGCTGCAACCACCTGCCGGGCTGAGTGATCCTCCGGTTCCTATCTTGCAGGTGCGGAATCGAACGATCCAAATATATTCAATATAAACGTTTATATCGGGAAGTCAAACCATCCGGGCTCTGTGCCCGCCCGGAGGGAGGTTGCGTCCCTGCACCCGCGAGTCGAGAGCGAAGGCTGCCTCCGCCGGGCGGGACCGATGATTTTACCCTCGATCGAAGGCCAGCCGCTTCGGTCCTTCCCGGAAGAGGACCTCCATCTTGCCTGGTTCGACGATGCGGGTGACGAAGCCGATGCCGAAGACGGGGTGTTCCAACACGTCCCCGGAGGAAAAGACGGACTGGATGGAATAGGGCTTGGGAACGGCGTCGGGATGCGCGGCCCATTGCTCCTGCCACTTGACCGATTCGGGATCCGGCCGTTTTCGGACCGGTGTCCTCGGCTTTTTCACCCGTGATTCCGGGGTTGCACCTTCGTGCGGGCGGTGGTAAGCATGTTCCTTGCGGCACGTCAGACAGATGACCCTTACGATCCTCTGCCTGTCGAGGGCGACGATGACGTGCATGAGATCCATCTTGCAACTGGGGCAATGGGCAACAACTTCCTGTGCGACCTGATATGACATGGATACCTTTCCTGACAAGGCTTTGGCGACGAGACGCAGTGGCGCTTGAAAAAACAGCTGTCCCTCGCCGCTCAGGCTGGACGTCGATGGGCCTGTTTGATGGAGATAAATCCGGCAGGCGGTGCGAGGCGCATATGAACGCAGAATGCTCTTTCTTTATAAACGCAGCAGGACGCGAGGTCAAGTTCAGTCCTCCTTTTGAGGCTTTTTGTTCCAGGAGACGGCATTCCAGCAGAGGGCTGGGCAGGGTCAGGCGGCCGGTTGGCTGCGACAGGAGAAGATCAGGTGACGACGCTTATCGATTTGTCGCTCGAGATTGAAGAAGGCATGCCGGTTTACCCTGGGGATCCGGCGACCCGAATAGACGTTCTGGAGGCGCCGGAATCGACGGGAGAAGGCTGGACGGTTCACTTCATCCGTATGAGTCTTCATGCCGGGACCCATATCGAGGCCCCTTCGCACAGCATACCCGGTGGGAAGACCCTCGACGACTACCCCCTCGAGGTCTTCCGAGGTCGGGCTGCGGCGATCCGGCGGGAGGAGATAGGATGGAGGGAGATCGATGCGCCGATCCTGCTGGTGCATACAGGGGAGGATCCTAGGGCGGATATTCAGGACCGGGGAACGGCGGCGCCCTTTACCCCAGACGAGATGCGGTGGATCGCGGATCGGGGTGTCCGTCTTGTGGGATTCGACGTCATGAGTGTGGGGGATATCCATGTCCACCGCGCCCTCCAGGAGAGGGACATCCTGATTGTGGAATCGATGCGGGGGCTTGATGCTGTCTTGCACCGGTCCATGAATGTGTATCTTTTTCCGCTCCGGATCGTGCGTGCGGAGGCATCGCCCGTCAGGGCGGTGGCCGAAATCGTTTCGTGAGGGCGATGAACCGGAGACTAGGCAGAAAAGGGTTCGTTTCCTGATGGAATTTCAACCGAAGGGGCAGGCTTGAGGCGACTCTGTCCGTGCGGTTCCGCTTCCGCCTGTGATGCCGGAGCGTTCGGTCGTCACGGACCCGGGCAACCCCGCCTCGGCGTTTCACAGGGCGCTGCACAGCCGGGGGGTGGATCGACCGAGCGTGTTTCTCGACAACGTTTTTCCGAGTGGAAAAGCGATAACGTTATCCATGAATCAGTGAGCGAGGAGGGCTATGATGGCGACGCAGCCACCGAAAGAAGTCAAGATCAATTTTCCACAGGGTCTTTATGGAGGGGTCTATTCCAACAACATGGCCGTCGGGCACAGCCGCGAAGAATTCATTATGGATTTCCTGATGGTTGCGCCCCCAGCCGGCGCCGTTACCGCGCGCATCATCGTCAGTCCGGGGCATATGAAGCGGATTGCAGCCGCCCTCCAGGACAACCTGCGCAAATACGAAGAAAAATACGGTGAGATCCAGCAGGCCGAGGAACCGAAGCCCGACATCCAATTCAACTGAAGACCCGGGTGACGGGGCGAGGAGCCGTGCCCGCGGCGCTTCTGACGGCAGGCGCCCGCCGCCGCTGGTTTCGGCGGTTAGAGGTAGAGGTAAACAATCAGGATGGAGGTTGCCAGCGAAACGATAGCCGTTGTGATGGCCTCGGTACGGGCCTCGGGCGAACGCCCGAAGATGGCGATGGCCCCACCCAGCAAAGACAAGGCGAAGGCGATAAGACAGGCCCCTTGTAGGATGAGGACGGCCTCTTTCCCTATGTGTATGAAAAAGGAGATCAGGAAGGCAAAGCCCACCAGCGCGGCGAGTGTTTGACGGTCGCGCGGTCTGCCGAGCATGGCGGCGAGGCCGCCGATGACGGCCATGGCAAATGAAAGAACGGCCATCAGGTTCTGCATGCAGCCACTCCCTGAGGTTTGGCGGTTGTGGACCCGGCTGCTCGTTCGATTGGTCGATGCAGTGGGACGGAGTTTCCAGGCCGAAAATGGCGTCTTTTTTTGCTGCGGAGGATCAAAGCTCGGAGCCGTCCGCCTCAGGGCGGGATGAAGGCATTGTATTCACAGAGGGAAGCGTGAGGATAAACGTCGAACCGCCCGACTGAAAGCAGGACACCCTGTCGGCGATATGAGGGCAGCGGTCCACAGCGCCCGGGCAGAGATCTCTTTCATCGGGGATATAGCGGCAGCGGGTGCTTTGGCACTCGATCAGGAACCCGAACATTTCTCCGTATATCTTGGTTCGCAGGAGGTCGAGCCCTTTGCCTCCGGCGCCGAACAGGTAGGGGCTCCTGGTGGAATAGAGTTCGGTTTCCCTGGCGTGATAAAAACCGCCGAAGATCTGTTTCAGGCTTTCGGCCGTAATGCCTGTCCCTGTATCGGTGACGCTGATGCGGGCTGCATCGGGGATGATCTCCACCAGCACACGGATCCTTCCCCCGTCCGGCGTGTTTTCGACGGCGTTGCGCAGGATTCCTGTCAGGACCTTCTCGATCACGAGAGGGTCGATGGTGACGAGGGCGTCGCCCGGGATTTCTTCTTCAATCTCCACGTCGCGTGCAGCAGCCTTTTCACGCGTGATGCGGACGGTCTTATGGAGGATGTCCGAGATCGGCACAGGACCCGCCGCCGGGGTCCGGAACCGGAAATCCTGCTCGATACGTTCCCGGATCAGATCCAGGGCACGGCGTTGCTCAGGGTTTTCCTCGGCGACAAGTTCTATCAGGTCGAG
Proteins encoded:
- the smc gene encoding chromosome segregation protein SMC — its product is MRINKLSIRGFKSFMDRVDIAFPKGISGVVGPNGCGKSNIIDAIRWCMGEQSPKQLRGLRMEDVIFNGAGDYKAFGMAEVSLLFDNEDGAVTHPAFRHDPEIAVTRRLYRSGESEYLINGAACRLKDIQELFMDTGLGNKAYSIIGQGRIGNILEQRPEETRVMLEEAAGITKFRRQAEVTGKKIELTEENLRRVEDVLGEVERQMRSLQRQAAKARRYKEISEEIARFELTLASNAYQQMLGQLKDRLQASEGLVEQEIERTAALAQADANLSALDGMRQTAESDLRDRRRRYEVLKEAVHRQESLQETLGSEIRMQHEMGERLLQEKEDIVRRCRELALERQALERGAEEKRLAIREMEQELGRRREHVKSRREAFQTLKDEFEAVREDILSRDKRRAGLSQESGYLEKTIEQIVDRRSRLETEKGELSQKMEKVMTASETRALAREAVAERLRELEDAIAGETDLLDELKQVGRRVETEFKTAEKEWTVFQTRLGSLQTLLDNYEGYQKGVRNIMRAQDLAPHKEGRILGLVADMIDVQPHYEQAVEAVLAENLQSVIVATQEDGRQAVEYLKQEDRGRSSFVPIEDLNGENGNGRKMYPGAHPLVSFISCPDKYVPLFGTLLGRTLVVDDLETALKAWKANGKDCCFVTVDGDMVDERGVISGGRFSRVTQGLLARKREMTELKAQVDAGRTRAESLKERLEQIETEVEDRRMAVEALDKRRWDLRDERNELDKAVFRLSQEVDQLQRMSERVSEDLERKDKELIRHRAELEKVRAALDLCAARQAREEAAFEEKKAEVEAAAEEIDRLKEAFAQAESDDRLLREERRGILRDIERLDAYAQEAAGRLARIDEDLAEGLEKKAGAEERRAAVARELGLAYADLREMQGWMEEKERAFQGFVEEIKTGEAAAGRIRGEIQDLRERINRLQMAHSEIRLQMQALVEKVQENFNLDLAAVFREHLQEAASKVDLENEIKEKKARRLALGEVNLVAIREYEALKERYDFIQGQRQDLIQSIDSLRAAIRKINRTSLERFRETFDQVDAKLKEIFPILFNGGEAGLKLTDEERPLDSGVLVEVKPPGKRLSHMGLLSGGEKALVAMALLFAIYMIKPSPFCLLDEVDAPLDEENVDRFNHLLLEIKRASQIIMVTHSRKSMSISDRLFGVTMEQAGISKLVSVDLERVRRH
- the ftsY gene encoding signal recognition particle-docking protein FtsY; amino-acid sequence: MFKFFTKKQDDKEQPVDRGEVVPASSLHPSPPSDQEGFFSRLRAGLSKTRNGFTGRLDRLFLGKKEITQDLLEELEEILFTSDIGVATTQELIAEVQAKVARKELKDPQKLKEALKGMISAFLEVPPRPHTAPLPGEPLVIMVVGVNGVGKTTTIAKAAHRFRSEGKSVILVAADTFRAAAVEQLSIWGERAGVPVIKQQTGADPSAVAFDGVAAALGRKADVVLIDTAGRLHTRTNLMEELQKINRVIGKKLPGAPHEVWLVLDATTGQNAISQAQLFNEAVRVTHIVLTKLDGTAKGGIVVGISKQLAIPIKLIGIGERMDDLRPFVPRDFVQAIFE
- a CDS encoding radical SAM protein, whose product is MHYEGSCIRPPSEAYSILLQVTTGCSHNKCTFCGTYKDKRFKIKDDDIILSDILFASKYMKRQDKVFLMDGDALIIPQKRLMWILDRIREHLPWVKRVGAYGNAKSIKMKSPEELIALRENGLGIIYLGVESGHEEILEKICKGTTAQNLIDMGRKVKAAGMKLSVTVLLGIAGREKSLEHARATGRLLSAMDPDYIGALTVMLIPGTVLYEEYQQGRFELLEESETLMELREMIAETNLTRGLFFSNHASNYLPVRARLPRGKQEALDIIDAALKGEVGLRPEWMRAL
- a CDS encoding cyclase family protein; translation: MTTLIDLSLEIEEGMPVYPGDPATRIDVLEAPESTGEGWTVHFIRMSLHAGTHIEAPSHSIPGGKTLDDYPLEVFRGRAAAIRREEIGWREIDAPILLVHTGEDPRADIQDRGTAAPFTPDEMRWIADRGVRLVGFDVMSVGDIHVHRALQERDILIVESMRGLDAVLHRSMNVYLFPLRIVRAEASPVRAVAEIVS
- a CDS encoding DUF3467 domain-containing protein, whose product is MMATQPPKEVKINFPQGLYGGVYSNNMAVGHSREEFIMDFLMVAPPAGAVTARIIVSPGHMKRIAAALQDNLRKYEEKYGEIQQAEEPKPDIQFN
- a CDS encoding PAS domain-containing protein; this translates as MKEDLSAPIIESMSDGLLVLNARGYIVHSNPAALETLNIQPEELFSKTYLELFMEEQENDAFNDILFEGIQKRETRRYQEVLFRRRDGRLLDLAVTTSFLGVSDDSPEERCIVVVFKDITELKSLDRARKRVLAHLSHELKTPLSIVLASFKRLVRPGDEKAADRVQRNLDRLLSIQMEVEDIVKGRPLAQSCSLSPWVDQALDLIELVAEENPEQRRALDLIRERIEQDFRFRTPAAGPVPISDILHKTVRITREKAAARDVEIEEEIPGDALVTIDPLVIEKVLTGILRNAVENTPDGGRIRVLVEIIPDAARISVTDTGTGITAESLKQIFGGFYHARETELYSTRSPYLFGAGGKGLDLLRTKIYGEMFGFLIECQSTRCRYIPDERDLCPGAVDRCPHIADRVSCFQSGGSTFILTLPSVNTMPSSRPEADGSEL